The following proteins are encoded in a genomic region of Elgaria multicarinata webbii isolate HBS135686 ecotype San Diego chromosome 16, rElgMul1.1.pri, whole genome shotgun sequence:
- the FBXL22 gene encoding F-box and leucine-rich protein 22 yields the protein MHVTQLNWECLLHIFSFLDKNSRKSLAQTCQRLLRVFQDPSLWPLLHFHSPAELTKDNFVLGPALRYLSICWHSSQVKVCNVEDWMKTTLQSNICSVHKHIVNDFLLQVCNRCPNLLSLTLSGCGHVTDNYVTLLLKSCSCLKTLQLENCVQITDQTLEAVTLYADALQTLHVDFCRNVTQAGLQRVRKKRPSISLKAERSANMIPDKKPGSWASERAFKKLLWH from the exons ATGCATGTAACACAGCTGAACTGGGAATGCCTTCTGCACATTTTCTCCTTTCTGGACAAAAACAGCAGGAAGAGTTTAGCCCAGACATGTCAAAGGTTGCTCAGGGTGTTTCAGGACCCCTCGCTGTGGCCTCTGCTGCACTTTCATTCTCCTGCAGAGCTAACAAAGGATAACTTTGTGCTGGGACCAGCCTTGCGTTACCTCTCCATCTGCTGGCATTCCAGCCAAGTCAAAGTGTGCAATGTCGAGGACTGGATGAAGACCACCTTACAGAGCAACATTTGCAGCGTACACAAACACATAGTCAATGATTTTTTACTCCAGGTTTGCAACAG GTGTCCAAACTTGCTGTCTTTGACACTTTCTGGATGTGGCCACGTCACTGACAATTATGTCACATTGCTTCTCAAGAGTTGCTCCTGCCTCAAGACTCTCCAACTGGAAAACTGTGTCCAGATCACCGACCAGACTCTAGAAGCTGTAACCCTCTACGCTGACGCCTTACAAACTCTGCATGTGGATTTTTGCAGAAATGTAACACAAGCTGGTTTGCAGCGAGTCCGTAAAAAGCGTCCATCAATAAGTCTAAAAGCAGAAAGAAGTGCAAACATGATTCCAGACAAAAAGCCAGGCAGCTGGGCATCAGAAAGAGCATTCAAGAAACTGCTGTGGCACTAG